One region of Pseudoalteromonas sp. R3 genomic DNA includes:
- a CDS encoding ATP-binding protein, with amino-acid sequence MQLSTPSLLLMAGAGVVASALALVFLWLANRDVKATLYWALSPICLALCMILFGVQNELPLSVRYLLPNLFGQAALILVLIGCYHACEQAVPLRKIVCYYGAFLLIHCIFTYVVSNYASRLILGMLTLTITSGWIWTCLYRFGRPRYSVSLVLISLSLGFLSFFALGKAFDVLSDPATHSLQQDHTLKAQLFVISLFMSQLVFNFAFAIMTGEYRNAKNREIQHQLIESNQALQEAKQRAEQHSKMKSEFLANMSHEIRTPINGVIGCLNLLLSHDLEAQQKQYAKLADASAHSLLGVINDILDFSKIESGKLEISPDSVDLYELIDSVAKSFAITLDQKQLTLLVDCHGLKHRFVCLDPVRTRQILTNLLSNAVKFTDSGTLQLKLACEEVAVSASTVLQCDVIDSGIGIKPEARHKLFSSFSQCDASTTRKYGGTGLGLAIVKQLCKLMNGDIELVDSNDPGAHFRFHFQVEAQKGGLWGRDIVPQGARVAVLSQQPRLTQIVCRQLEVLGCQAQVLMLPLAGDISHDVLILDMTEPAYQEKQLEALRVLSGSRKILAMCNMQCELQHEPVFAQHQITVVYPPLTAKDLVQMFSGHSGSKLPEPVAPESPLRGVRVLLAEDNPINQVVASKMLVSWEVEVQLAESGKQAVDMLKAMPEHALPDLVLMDCQMPEMDGYEATRHIRSSPELEACRDLPIIALTANAMLGERKTCLACGMSGYVSKPIQADVLQAEMLKMLVDKAAGQTQ; translated from the coding sequence GTGCAATTATCTACGCCTTCGTTATTGCTCATGGCTGGTGCCGGGGTGGTTGCCTCCGCGCTGGCATTGGTGTTTTTGTGGCTGGCCAACCGAGACGTGAAAGCCACGCTATACTGGGCGTTGTCACCAATCTGTTTGGCACTTTGCATGATCCTGTTCGGGGTGCAAAATGAGTTGCCACTGAGTGTACGTTATCTGCTACCCAATTTGTTTGGTCAGGCAGCTTTAATTCTGGTGCTCATTGGCTGCTACCATGCCTGCGAGCAAGCTGTACCGCTGCGTAAGATTGTCTGTTACTACGGGGCATTTTTGCTCATTCACTGCATTTTTACTTACGTCGTTTCAAATTACGCATCGCGACTGATCTTGGGTATGCTCACGCTCACCATCACTTCAGGGTGGATCTGGACTTGTCTGTACCGTTTTGGTCGGCCTCGTTATTCGGTGTCACTTGTGCTGATCAGCCTGAGCCTGGGGTTTCTCAGTTTTTTTGCCCTGGGTAAAGCGTTTGATGTTTTGTCAGACCCCGCAACCCATAGCCTTCAGCAAGATCACACGTTAAAGGCGCAGTTATTTGTGATTTCCCTGTTTATGAGTCAGCTGGTGTTTAACTTTGCCTTTGCGATCATGACTGGCGAATATCGTAATGCCAAGAACCGCGAAATACAGCATCAATTGATAGAATCGAACCAGGCGTTGCAGGAGGCAAAGCAACGTGCAGAGCAGCATTCAAAAATGAAGTCTGAGTTTTTGGCAAATATGAGCCATGAGATCCGTACACCAATTAATGGTGTTATTGGATGTCTTAACTTATTGCTCAGTCATGACCTGGAAGCGCAGCAGAAACAATACGCCAAACTGGCTGATGCCAGCGCCCATTCATTGCTAGGCGTGATAAACGACATTCTGGATTTTTCTAAAATTGAGTCGGGCAAACTGGAGATAAGCCCTGACTCGGTTGACCTTTATGAGCTGATTGATTCGGTGGCCAAATCGTTTGCTATCACGTTAGATCAAAAGCAACTCACGTTGCTGGTAGACTGCCACGGTCTGAAACATCGTTTTGTCTGTCTGGACCCGGTCAGGACACGGCAGATCCTCACCAATTTATTGAGTAACGCCGTTAAGTTCACCGACTCCGGCACGCTCCAGCTAAAACTGGCCTGTGAGGAAGTGGCAGTGTCTGCCTCTACCGTATTGCAGTGTGATGTTATTGATTCTGGCATTGGCATCAAACCTGAGGCCAGACACAAGTTGTTTAGCTCTTTCAGTCAGTGCGATGCCTCGACGACTCGTAAATATGGTGGCACCGGATTGGGACTTGCCATTGTTAAGCAACTTTGCAAGTTGATGAACGGAGATATTGAGCTGGTTGATAGCAACGATCCCGGTGCGCATTTTCGTTTCCATTTTCAGGTTGAAGCGCAAAAGGGCGGGTTGTGGGGCAGGGACATTGTACCACAAGGGGCGCGTGTTGCGGTGTTGTCACAGCAGCCCAGGTTGACACAAATTGTGTGCCGACAGCTTGAGGTGTTGGGTTGCCAGGCACAGGTGTTAATGTTACCTCTTGCCGGCGATATCAGCCACGATGTGCTGATTTTAGATATGACCGAGCCTGCGTATCAGGAAAAACAACTTGAAGCGCTCAGGGTCTTATCGGGGAGTCGAAAAATACTTGCTATGTGCAATATGCAATGTGAGCTACAGCACGAGCCGGTATTTGCTCAGCACCAGATAACGGTCGTGTATCCACCGCTTACCGCCAAAGACCTGGTCCAGATGTTTTCAGGCCATTCTGGTTCTAAGCTACCCGAGCCTGTTGCGCCGGAGTCGCCCTTACGTGGCGTACGTGTGTTGCTTGCAGAAGATAACCCTATCAATCAGGTGGTTGCCAGTAAAATGTTGGTGAGTTGGGAGGTAGAAGTACAATTGGCTGAGTCGGGAAAGCAGGCTGTGGATATGCTCAAAGCGATGCCTGAACACGCCTTACCGGATTTGGTCTTGATGGACTGTCAGATGCCCGAAATGGATGGCTATGAAGCAACCCGACATATCCGCAGCAGCCCGGAGTTAGAGGCCTGTCGTGACCTGCCTATTATCGCGCTGACTGCCAATGCGATGCTGGGGGAGCGCAAAACCTGTCTGGCCTGCGGTATGAGTGGCTATGTCAGCAAACCCATTCAGGCCGATGTACTACAAGCTGAAATGCTCAAAATGCTGGTGGACAAAGCCGCAGGCCAAACGCAGTAG